CAGATGCACATTGATTGTAATGTTGGTATTCGTAGTGGCATTGCACATAGCATAAATGGCGAGCAAAACACAAAAGAAACCTTGCCTGATGAAGGAACTGAGCGCTGGTTTGCTTGTGCAACAGTTGAGGAAATATCTCCAGGCATTTATAAAACAGTTGTTCAAACGCCAAATATACCTTGTTTTGAGCAGGTGCGTGTGGCTAGTTTGAAGGCAAATAAAACTTATACATATCAAAGCAATAGATTGCCAGAATCTATGTTTCCAGGGTCATCGCCTCTGCATGCTCATTATGGTGAATAGTTATATTAAAAAATATTGTAAAAAGAGCCCCAGAGTTTAAAATCTGGGGCTCTTTATGTTTATTGATGACAGCATGATAGTCCATTAGGGGGAGATCCAACAGCAGCTCGATTAATGCTTATAATTTCTATAGGATTTTCTTGTTCATTTGTTTCTTCTGGCAACTGTTCATCATCTGTTTGCGTTTCTTTAGAGCATGTAGATTTAACCGAAAAGTTAGTATTTGGCTGAGCCATATTGATGCCAAGAGATTCTTGAAGCTTTATAAGATTGGAAGTTGTAAGCGAAGGCGAGTTGCCTCTTGCGGCCCGTAGTAACACTTTGGCATTAACTTCATCTTGGGTTAGAGTTCTTGACGTTTGTGGCAGGTCTTTTGTTGAAAGGTGTTTTGTGATGTATGTTTCATCTGCCTGATATGTTAAAACATCGGGGTTTTCATGAAAAGAAACTTTCCTTTGTGATGATAGGCTTGATGGGCTTGGTAGTTTAGCTGATCTTTCTGGTGTGTATGAGCCACTTGATTGCTGACAAACAAATGATAAACATATCGTAAAAATTAGTGTAAAAAACTTTGACCCGTTTTTTTTATATGTTGAAGTGATTGTTCTTTCTCCTTTTTTGAGCAAAGTCTAAACAAATATGCTTTGCTTTTTGTTAAGTTATCTTTTTCTTATAATATTAATTCTATGTTTTTGATCCTTAGTTATGCTTTCTTTGTTTTCATGCATAATGTTTTTTGTCCTTAAATTGAACTAAATGCTTTAAGTTAAATAGTTTTTGCATCTGACAAAGGCTTAAATTGTTATCTAATGCTCCTTGCTTCTTAGTTTTTGAGAAGTCTTGATTTGGCAAAAAAATTATTGTTATCATGTTTTTATAGCAAGAGGCCTAGATTTCTATTAAAAGAAACTCATTAAAAAATAGGCATTTTTTATTTAATGGAGGATTCATGCGTAACTGTTTAGCTATTCTATTATTTTTATTTTTACATTTTAGCCATGTTCTGCCTATGCAACAACCTAATGCTTCAGGTAGTGCATATAATGCCGTAAGGGTTAAAAAGGTTGTTTCATCTCCAGCGCCTTCTGCTAGTAAAGAGCATGATATTGCAAAATTAAGGCTGAGCAGGCATTCATCTCATTCATTTGTGTTTCAGGCAGAGGATCAAAAAGAGGGCGCCAAAGATTTAATTGTTGATGCTCATTTTCAAGATCTTGGCTTTCATGAAGAAGTTAAAGAACAAGATGGAATTTTGGGCTTTGATAGATTCTTTCATTGCTGGGAGGATTTATTGCCGGAGCGGCAAAAGGAGCTTTTTTATATGCTTCCAGCTTATCAGGAATATAGAGGTTTATATGGCAGTTATTTTTATGGAAATAAAAAAAAATTGAAGCCTGACTATGAAAACGCATGTGTAAAAATTCAAAAGCTTATGGATGATTTTAATAAAGGTCAGCTGCCTATGAAATTAGAAAAAATTAAATCTTTTAGCCTTGCTTCGTATTGCTTATCTTCGGATATGGTTATAAATGGGCAATATCCTATACGACTCTTTGATCGTAATTTATTTGGTAATGAGTACAAGTGCAAGCGAGATCTTTTTTTAGGTGATCCGTTCAATGAAAAAGCTTATTTAGATGTTGTCACTTTGCAAGAAGAAGTTTCTAATTTAGCAATCCAAGAAAAACTACAAAACGATGAACTTCTCAAGAAAGAGTAAATAAAAGCTTAGGACGGAATCAAAGCTGGGTTATGACTTTAAGCCTACTGTTTAAACAAATCTTGAATATCAATAAAAAAAAATAGTATGAATATATTTCGTACAATCATCAAAAAGAAAAAAGAATTGTTTAGGAGTGGTATGAAGCTTTTTAAAGAAAATAGTTTGATTGATTTGTTGGTTTATGTAAAACCAAAAAAGGCTGTAGTTTTTATAGCCGTCATATTTTCAGCTTTAAACAAAATATGTGATATTTTGCCAGAAATATTAATAGCCATGTCCGTCGATGTGGTAGTTCAGCAAAAAAAATCAATAGTTGCGCAGCTGTCAGGGATCTCAGAGCCATTGCATCAACTTTATCTTGTTGCTGGAATTACAGCTGTCATATGGATCTTAGAATCAATTTTTGAATATTTATACTTTATCGTTTGGCATGGTCTTGCACAAAAAATACAACATGACTTAAGACTTTCAACCTATGAAAAGATTCAGAGTTTGGATTTAGCTTATTTTGAAGATAAAACAACCGGTGGCATGCTTACCATTTTGCAAGACGATGTTGCTCAGTTGGAACAGTTTTTAAGCCTCGGGCCTAACGAAGTTATTCAACTAGTCGTTAATATTTTGGTTACGGGCGCTATCTTTGTGTGGATATCTCCAACGTTGTGCCTTATGACGCTTATTCCAATACCGTTCGTGATTGCCATATCTTATTATTTTCAGCATAAATTATCTGAGCTTTATTTTAGAATGCGAAATGTTTCGAGCAGTATGGCAAGCCATATTGTTTATAGACTGCAAGGACTTATGACTATTAAAAGTTACGGTACTCAAAAATATGAGCTCGAAAGGCTTGCGCAGGAAAGTAATAAAAACAAACAAGCTTACTGCGCTGTGAATTCTACAACGGCTAAATATATTCCATGTATTCGAATGACGGTTATGATTGGTTTTATAACAACGATGATTGTTGGCGGAATGAAGGTTTTAAGTGGGCAAATAGCCATACATTGGTATGCAGAACTTGTTATGCTTACGCAGCGATTTTTATGGCCCTTTTCATCACTGACTGTAATTACCGATATGTATGAAAAATCCTCTGCCAGCGCAAAAAGAATTATGAATGTTTTGCAAACAGATCCTGAAATTCAAGATGGCGATAATGCCATTGCCGTTAAATCGTGCCCCGGAAGCATTGTTTTTGATAATGTTTCATTTTCGTATAAAAATGGTTATGAAGTTTTTAATGATCTAAGCCTTACCATTCCTGCTCGTAAAACGGTCGCATTTGTGGGATCAACCGGTTGTGGAAAAAGTACTCTTTCAAAGTTGATTTTACGATTTTATGATGTACAGGGTGGTGCAGTAAAAATTGATGGTAGCGATGTAAAAAACATTAAAGAAAGTGCATTGCATTCATCTATTGGACTTGTAAGCCAAGAAGTTTACATTG
This region of Candidatus Dependentiae bacterium genomic DNA includes:
- a CDS encoding ABC transporter ATP-binding protein, translated to MKLFKENSLIDLLVYVKPKKAVVFIAVIFSALNKICDILPEILIAMSVDVVVQQKKSIVAQLSGISEPLHQLYLVAGITAVIWILESIFEYLYFIVWHGLAQKIQHDLRLSTYEKIQSLDLAYFEDKTTGGMLTILQDDVAQLEQFLSLGPNEVIQLVVNILVTGAIFVWISPTLCLMTLIPIPFVIAISYYFQHKLSELYFRMRNVSSSMASHIVYRLQGLMTIKSYGTQKYELERLAQESNKNKQAYCAVNSTTAKYIPCIRMTVMIGFITTMIVGGMKVLSGQIAIHWYAELVMLTQRFLWPFSSLTVITDMYEKSSASAKRIMNVLQTDPEIQDGDNAIAVKSCPGSIVFDNVSFSYKNGYEVFNDLSLTIPARKTVAFVGSTGCGKSTLSKLILRFYDVQGGAVKIDGSDVKNIKESALHSSIGLVSQEVYIVDGTIAENIAYGTFNATEEEIFRVSHMAQCHDFIMELPDGYRTKLSEHGRNLSGGQRQRISIARALLKKSCILIFDEATAALDNETEAEITHSMERLKKDHTIIIIAHRLSTVRDADTIFVLDSGKIVEFGSHDELLVKKGAYAQLWNMQVS